A region of the Longimicrobium sp. genome:
GAAGGATCTCACGCAGCACGAGCTCGCTCGTGGGCAGCCAGGCCAGGCGATGCACGCCGGACATCACCAGCGTTTCGCTCTCCAGGTTCAGCCTGAGCGAGTCCCCCCCGCCGGGGAGGTACGCGGTGTTCAGGACGAGCAGTTCCTTCGTATGGTCCGCCACCATCCGCAGCGAGGCGATCGGGTCCGGAAGGTGGTAGAAGATCCCCATGAACAGCGTCACGTCGAACGGCTCCAGCTCCATCTGGGGGAGCGTGTGGAGGTCCGCGGTGGTGAACTCCACTCCCCGGGCGCCCGTCTCCCGAGCCACGAACCGCGCCTGGTCGACCCAGTGGTCGCGCACGTCGAGGCCGAAGCAGCGGCCCGCACCTCTCTCGGCGGCCGCCAGCAGGTAGCCGCCGCCGTTGCAGGCGCAGTCCAGGAACGAGCGGCCGTTCAGGCCGTCCGGAAAGACCTCCTCGATCAGACGGCCGATCCAGCGCTCGGGCTGAACCATGGTCACGCGCCCGAAGGAAGGCGGGTAGGCGACGTCCTTAGCCACCTCGCCCGTGCGGATGCCGGGCGCGACCTGCATGTCGTGATGCCAGGGCCCCAGACGCCGGATCTCCGCGCGAAGCTCTTCCGTGTTCACCCGGCCGTCTCCGCGGCGAGACGCACCCCGAGTCCGGGGGCCTGGTTGAACCGCAGCGAGCCGTCCGCTTCGATCCCCGGGCCGTCGAACGGGTCGTTGGCGAGAAGGGCGGCGCCGTCCAAATCCACGTAGTCCACCAGCGGC
Encoded here:
- a CDS encoding methyltransferase domain-containing protein, producing the protein MNTEELRAEIRRLGPWHHDMQVAPGIRTGEVAKDVAYPPSFGRVTMVQPERWIGRLIEEVFPDGLNGRSFLDCACNGGGYLLAAAERGAGRCFGLDVRDHWVDQARFVARETGARGVEFTTADLHTLPQMELEPFDVTLFMGIFYHLPDPIASLRMVADHTKELLVLNTAYLPGGGDSLRLNLESETLVMSGVHRLAWLPTSELVLREILHWCGFPHVRTTWRLPLPGGHFHRIELIAAREASTFSRFDVLRPEALGPPRPGLLRRVLNRVRRR